The following DNA comes from Marichromatium purpuratum 984.
GAACACCGCGGCGCAGGTCGCGCCCTCGGCCAGCTCCATCACCACCAGGTCGTCACGCCCCTGGTAGCGAATGCCGGCGGCGGTGGCCCCGAGCCGGATGCCGGGAACCGGGAGGAAGTCGATCGCGTCGCTGGTGTTCATGGTCTCAGTCCGCCTTGCCGTGACACTGTTTGTACTTCTTGCCCGAACCGCAGGGGCAGGGCTCGTTGCGACCGATCTTGCGACCGTCGCGGACGTAAGGCGCATCGGCCTCACCACCGGGCTGAGCGCCACGCCCCTCCTGCTCGGCACCAGGCTCCGGCGCCGTCCGTCCACCGTCGAGACCGGTGAAGGCGTCGTGCTTGAACTCGAAGCCAGCGCTCGGCGCGGCCTCACGCTCGGGTAGCTCGGCCGCGGTCTGCACCTGCAGCTTGGCGAGGGTGGCAACCACCTCCTGCTTGATCGAGTCGAGCATCGCCGAGAACATCTCGAAGGCCTCGCGCTTGTACTCCTGCTTGGGGTTCTTTTGCGCGTAACCACGCAGGTGGATGCCCTGACGCAGATAGTCCATGGCGGCGAGATGATCCTTCCAGTGCGCGTCGAGGGTCTGCAACATCACCGCCTTTTCCAGCTCGCGCATGTTGTCGGCGCCGACCACGCGCGCCTTCTCGGCGCTCTGCTCGGTGAGGGTCTCGGCGATGCGCGCGCGCAGCGTCTCCTCGTGCAGCGAATCGTCCTCCTCCAGCCAGCGACGCAGCGGCCAGTTGCCGCCGAAGTGCTCGGCCAGGGCCTGCTCGAGACCAGGCAGATCCCACTGCTCCTCGAAACTCTCCGGCGGCACGTAACCGTCGATGAGCTGGCCGAGCACGTCGCCGCGCATCGCCGCGATGGTCTCGCCGACGTCGGTGATGTCCATCAGCTCGCGCCGCTGGCGGTAGATCACCTTGCGCTGGTCGTTGGCGACGTCGTCGTACTCGAGCAGCTGCTTGCGGATGTCGAAGTTGCGACCCTCGACCTTGCGCTGGGCGTTCTCGATGGCCTTGGTCACCCAGCGATGCTCGATCGCCTCGCCCTTTTCCATGCCCATGCGCTTCATCATGGTCCCGATGCGCTCGGAGGCGAAGATGCGCATCAGATTGTCTTCGAGCGAGAGATAGAAACGCGAGGAGCCAGGATCGCCCTGACGCCCGGAACGACCACGCAGCTGGTTGTCGATACGCCGCGACTCATGGCGCTCGGTGCCGATCACGTGCAGACCACCGGCGCTCATCACCGTGGCGTGACGGCTCTCCCAGTCGGCGCGCAGCGCGGCGGCGTCGGCCCCGGCGCCAACGGCCTCCAGCTCGGCCTCGAGGTTGCCGCCGAGGACGATGTCGGTACCACGACCGGCCATATTGGTGGCGATGGTCACGGTCCCCGGACGACCGGCCTGGGCGATGATCGCCGCCTCGCGCTCGTGATGCTTGGCGTTGAGCACCTGGTGCTCGATGCCTTCCTTGGTGAGCAGGTTGTCGATCAGCTCCGAGGTCTCGATCGAGGCGGTACCGACCAGCACCGGCTGACCACGCGAGACGCAGTCGCGCACGTCCTCGATGATCGCCTGGTACTTCTCCTCCTGGGTGAGGTAGACCAGATCGCCGCGGTCGTCACGCACCGTCGGCTGGTTGGTGGGAATCACCACCACCTCGAGCCCGTAGATCTGCTGGAACTCGTAGGCCTCGGTGTCGGCGGTGCCGGTCATGCCGGCGAGCTTGGGGTAGAGACGGAACAGGTTCTGGAAGGTGATCGAGGCCATGGTCTGGTTCTCGGCCTGGATCGCCACGCCTTCCTTCGCCTCGACCGCCTGGTGCAGCCCCTCGGACCAACGCCGCCCGGGCATGGTGCGCCCGGTGAACTCGTCGACGATGATCACCTGACCGTCGCGCACGATGTAGTCGACGTTGCGCTGAAACAGCGCGTGTGCGCGCAGCGCCGCATAGACGTGGTGCATCAACGCGATGTTGGCCGAGTCGTAGAGGCTCGCGCCGGCGTCGAGCAGGCCGGCCTCGACCAGCATCTGCTCGACGCGCTCGTGTCCTTCCTCGCTGAGGTAGACCTGGCGCATCTTCTCGTCGAC
Coding sequences within:
- the secA gene encoding preprotein translocase subunit SecA, which produces MVTQLLKKVFGSRNDRLVKSLLKSVAKINALEPEIERLSDDALAAKTTEFRKRLADGEALEALLPEAFAVVREAGRRVLGMRHFDVQMVGAMVLNDGKIAEMRTGEGKTLVATLAAYLNALPGKGVHVVTVNDYLARRDAAWMGRLYHFLGLSVGVINSSGGMGPDAASYLLDPAHEPVEGEGYRHLRPVTRRETYAADITYGTNNEYGFDYLRDNMAFRPEQRVQRDPFYAIVDEVDSILIDEARTPLIISGPSEGDTDRYNKIDTLIPRLTRQDPITNDEGKPDFGPGDYSVDEKMRQVYLSEEGHERVEQMLVEAGLLDAGASLYDSANIALMHHVYAALRAHALFQRNVDYIVRDGQVIIVDEFTGRTMPGRRWSEGLHQAVEAKEGVAIQAENQTMASITFQNLFRLYPKLAGMTGTADTEAYEFQQIYGLEVVVIPTNQPTVRDDRGDLVYLTQEEKYQAIIEDVRDCVSRGQPVLVGTASIETSELIDNLLTKEGIEHQVLNAKHHEREAAIIAQAGRPGTVTIATNMAGRGTDIVLGGNLEAELEAVGAGADAAALRADWESRHATVMSAGGLHVIGTERHESRRIDNQLRGRSGRQGDPGSSRFYLSLEDNLMRIFASERIGTMMKRMGMEKGEAIEHRWVTKAIENAQRKVEGRNFDIRKQLLEYDDVANDQRKVIYRQRRELMDITDVGETIAAMRGDVLGQLIDGYVPPESFEEQWDLPGLEQALAEHFGGNWPLRRWLEEDDSLHEETLRARIAETLTEQSAEKARVVGADNMRELEKAVMLQTLDAHWKDHLAAMDYLRQGIHLRGYAQKNPKQEYKREAFEMFSAMLDSIKQEVVATLAKLQVQTAAELPEREAAPSAGFEFKHDAFTGLDGGRTAPEPGAEQEGRGAQPGGEADAPYVRDGRKIGRNEPCPCGSGKKYKQCHGKAD